In Oryza sativa Japonica Group chromosome 3, ASM3414082v1, one DNA window encodes the following:
- the LOC128966546 gene encoding DNA Polymerase IV/Kappa, which yields MAGTPPDGGGDRPWESYHTAYTNAKAGMEGVDKEKVQKVIYEMSKGSKYFENEQRKEAITKQKIDHLRAQCAKLTDNDISHFQKVAEHKILELEASRDLSKIWLHTDMDAFYATVEILENPSLKGKPLAVGSMSMIATASYEARKFGVRAAMPGFIGCKLCPELVFVRPNFERYTYYSELTRKVFQRYDPNFVATSLDEAYLNITKVCFDRGITGEEVATELRGAIHQETGLTCSAGVAPNRMIAKVCSDINKPNGQFILPNDQEAVTTFVSTLPIRKIGGIGKVTEQMLRQVLGISTCQEMLQKASFLCALFSESSADFFISVGLGLGGTETPEQRLRKSISCERTFRATDDCSMLFEKLDSLADNLADDMQKECLKGRTLTLKLKTAAFEVRTRAVTTQNYINSKEDILIYARKLLKAELPLSLRLMGLRMSQLRDEKDDSSTQTQKTLDRFFRTPDNSNVIGANSPSIGNTTGGDNYCTNVMTKVDYLEHDSMDDQALFLHEKNLFVPEGRSSDNYNNDAASSNPLMCDGVGGKELDDDSSSSKGTHTVKFDGQLTSSNATTSSSKPDQLFWINGYICSICGFELPPGFEEERQEHSDFHLAEMLQQEEAVDSTGPLSKERLAERPCSSTPTPKKKLKSSKEGKHIPIDAFFHKVNKNL from the exons ATGGCGGGGACGCCACCCGATGGCGGAGGAGATAGGCCGTGGGAGTCGTACCACACCGCCTACACCAACGCCAAAGCTG GAATGGAGGGAGTTGACAAAGAGAAGGTGCAGAAGGTAATCTACGAAATGAGCAAgggttcaaaatattttgaaaatgaaCAGAGGAAAGAGGCAATTACCAAACAAAAAATCGACCATCTGCGTGCACAATGTGCAAAGCTGACTGACAATGACATATCACATTTTCAGAAG GTCGCCGAACATAAAATTTTGGAGCTGGAAGCTTCACGGGATCTTTCAAAGATATGGCTTCACACCGACATGGATGCCTTTTATGCTACTGTCGAGATATTGGAAAATCCATCCTTGAAGGGAAAACCATTGGCAGTGGGTAGCATGTCTATGATAGCTACTGCCAGTTATGAG GCACGGAAGTTTGGAGTTCGTGCAGCAATGCCTGGTTTTATTGGCTGTAAATTATGTCCTGAGTTGGTTTTTGTCCGTCCAAATTTTGAGAGATACACTTATTATAGTGAATTGACAAGAAAAG TTTTCCAAAGGTACGATCCCAACTTTGTTGCAACAAGCCTAGATGAAGCATATCTCAATATTACAAAAGTCTGCTTCGATAGAGGCATTACTGGTGAGGAG GTTGCTACAGAACTTAGGGGTGCCATTCACCAGGAAACCGGTCTAACTTGTAGTGCTGGGGTAGCTCCAAACCGCATGATTGCTAAG GTTTGCTCTGATATCAACAAGCCTAATGGACAGTTCATTTTGCCGAATGACCAAGAAGCTGTGACAACATTTGTATCAACACTACCTATAAGAAAG ATAGGTGGTATAGGCAAAGTAACAGAACAAATGTTACGTCAGGTTCTTGGTATCAGTACATGCCAGGAGATGCTGCAAAAGGCTTCTTTCTTATGTGCTCTTTTTTCTGAATCCTCAGCTG ATTTCTTTATTTCGGTTGGTCTTGGACTAGGCGGTACTGAAACTCCTGAGCAAAGACTAAGGAAAAGTATAAGTTGCGAGCGAACTTTCAGGGCAACAGATGATTGTTCTATGCTTTTCGAGAAATTAG ATAGTCTCGCAGACAATTTGGCCGATGATATGCAAAAAGAATGCCTGAAGGGAAGGACACTAACACTCAAACTAAAGACTGCCGCTTTTGAG GTCAGGACAAGAGCAGTAACCACACAAAACTATATCAACTCCAAGGAAGACATCCTGATCTACGCTAGGAAATTGCTTAAGGCTGAACTGCCTCTTTCTTTGAGATTGATGG GGTTGCGGATGTCCCAACTTCGCGATGAGAAGGATGATTCATCTACCCAAACCCAAAAGACACTAGATAGATTTTTCCGCACGCCTGACAACTCAAATGTCATTGGAGCAAACAGTCCAAGCATCGGTAATACCACAGGAGGGGATAACTATTGCACTAATGTGATGACCAAGGTCGATTATTTAGAGCATGATTCCATGGATGATCAGGCATTGTTTTTGCATGAAAAGAACTTATTTGTTCCAGAAGGAAGGAGCTCAGACAATTATAATAATGATGCTGCATCAAGCAATCCACTTATGTGTGATGGTGTTGGTGGAAAAGAATTGGATGATGACTCCTCCAGTTCGAAG GGTACACATACTGTAAAGTTTGATGGCCAGCTCACCAGCTCTAACGCAACTACTTCATCGAGTAAACCTGATCAGCTTTTCTGGATAAATGGCTACATTTGTTCCATTTGTGGATTTGAACTACCTCCAGGTTTTGAGGAGGAGAGACAAGAACATTCAGATTTCCACTTGGCTGAAATGCTTCAGCAGGAAGAGGCAGTGGACAGCACAGGCCCCCTCTCGAAAGAGAG
- the LOC128966546 gene encoding DNA Polymerase IV/Kappa isoform X1 — protein MAGTPPDGGGDRPWESYHTAYTNAKAGMEGVDKEKVQKVIYEMSKGSKYFENEQRKEAITKQKIDHLRAQCAKLTDNDISHFQKVAEHKILELEASRDLSKIWLHTDMDAFYATVEILENPSLKGKPLAVGSMSMIATASYEARKFGVRAAMPGFIGCKLCPELVFVRPNFERYTYYSELTRKVFQRYDPNFVATSLDEAYLNITKVCFDRGITGEEVATELRGAIHQETGLTCSAGVAPNRMIAKVCSDINKPNGQFILPNDQEAVTTFVSTLPIRKIGGIGKVTEQMLRQVLGISTCQEMLQKASFLCALFSESSADFFISVGLGLGGTETPEQRLRKSISCERTFRATDDCSMLFEKLDSLADNLADDMQKECLKGRTLTLKLKTAAFEVRTRAVTTQNYINSKEDILIYARKLLKAELPLSLRLMGLRMSQLRDEKDDSSTQTQKTLDRFFRTPDNSNVIGANSPSIGNTTGGDNYCTNVMTKVDYLEHDSMDDQALFLHEKNLFVPEGRSSDNYNNDAASSNPLMCDGVGGKELDDDSSSSKGTHTVKFDGQLTSSNATTSSSKPDQLFWINGYICSICGFELPPGFEEERQEHSDFHLAEMLQQEEAVDSTGPLSKESRLAERPCSSTPTPKKKLKSSKEGKHIPIDAFFHKVNKNL, from the exons ATGGCGGGGACGCCACCCGATGGCGGAGGAGATAGGCCGTGGGAGTCGTACCACACCGCCTACACCAACGCCAAAGCTG GAATGGAGGGAGTTGACAAAGAGAAGGTGCAGAAGGTAATCTACGAAATGAGCAAgggttcaaaatattttgaaaatgaaCAGAGGAAAGAGGCAATTACCAAACAAAAAATCGACCATCTGCGTGCACAATGTGCAAAGCTGACTGACAATGACATATCACATTTTCAGAAG GTCGCCGAACATAAAATTTTGGAGCTGGAAGCTTCACGGGATCTTTCAAAGATATGGCTTCACACCGACATGGATGCCTTTTATGCTACTGTCGAGATATTGGAAAATCCATCCTTGAAGGGAAAACCATTGGCAGTGGGTAGCATGTCTATGATAGCTACTGCCAGTTATGAG GCACGGAAGTTTGGAGTTCGTGCAGCAATGCCTGGTTTTATTGGCTGTAAATTATGTCCTGAGTTGGTTTTTGTCCGTCCAAATTTTGAGAGATACACTTATTATAGTGAATTGACAAGAAAAG TTTTCCAAAGGTACGATCCCAACTTTGTTGCAACAAGCCTAGATGAAGCATATCTCAATATTACAAAAGTCTGCTTCGATAGAGGCATTACTGGTGAGGAG GTTGCTACAGAACTTAGGGGTGCCATTCACCAGGAAACCGGTCTAACTTGTAGTGCTGGGGTAGCTCCAAACCGCATGATTGCTAAG GTTTGCTCTGATATCAACAAGCCTAATGGACAGTTCATTTTGCCGAATGACCAAGAAGCTGTGACAACATTTGTATCAACACTACCTATAAGAAAG ATAGGTGGTATAGGCAAAGTAACAGAACAAATGTTACGTCAGGTTCTTGGTATCAGTACATGCCAGGAGATGCTGCAAAAGGCTTCTTTCTTATGTGCTCTTTTTTCTGAATCCTCAGCTG ATTTCTTTATTTCGGTTGGTCTTGGACTAGGCGGTACTGAAACTCCTGAGCAAAGACTAAGGAAAAGTATAAGTTGCGAGCGAACTTTCAGGGCAACAGATGATTGTTCTATGCTTTTCGAGAAATTAG ATAGTCTCGCAGACAATTTGGCCGATGATATGCAAAAAGAATGCCTGAAGGGAAGGACACTAACACTCAAACTAAAGACTGCCGCTTTTGAG GTCAGGACAAGAGCAGTAACCACACAAAACTATATCAACTCCAAGGAAGACATCCTGATCTACGCTAGGAAATTGCTTAAGGCTGAACTGCCTCTTTCTTTGAGATTGATGG GGTTGCGGATGTCCCAACTTCGCGATGAGAAGGATGATTCATCTACCCAAACCCAAAAGACACTAGATAGATTTTTCCGCACGCCTGACAACTCAAATGTCATTGGAGCAAACAGTCCAAGCATCGGTAATACCACAGGAGGGGATAACTATTGCACTAATGTGATGACCAAGGTCGATTATTTAGAGCATGATTCCATGGATGATCAGGCATTGTTTTTGCATGAAAAGAACTTATTTGTTCCAGAAGGAAGGAGCTCAGACAATTATAATAATGATGCTGCATCAAGCAATCCACTTATGTGTGATGGTGTTGGTGGAAAAGAATTGGATGATGACTCCTCCAGTTCGAAG GGTACACATACTGTAAAGTTTGATGGCCAGCTCACCAGCTCTAACGCAACTACTTCATCGAGTAAACCTGATCAGCTTTTCTGGATAAATGGCTACATTTGTTCCATTTGTGGATTTGAACTACCTCCAGGTTTTGAGGAGGAGAGACAAGAACATTCAGATTTCCACTTGGCTGAAATGCTTCAGCAGGAAGAGGCAGTGGACAGCACAGGCCCCCTCTCGAAAGAGAG